From Vitis vinifera cultivar Pinot Noir 40024 chromosome 14, ASM3070453v1, a single genomic window includes:
- the LOC100243420 gene encoding small ribosomal subunit protein eS24z isoform X1, translated as MADKAVTIRTRKFMTNRLLSRKQFVSFLFFLVIDYLFVKAELKDKLASMYEVKDPNSIFVFKFRTHFGGGKSTGFGLIYDSVENAKKYEPKYRLIRNGLDTKVEKSRKQMKERKNRSKKVRGVKKTKAGDAAKAGKKK; from the exons ATGGCGGACAAGGCCGTTACCATCCGAACCAGAAAGTTCATGACCAACAGGCTTCTTTCTCGCAAGCAGTTTGTgagtttccttttcttcct AGTGATTGATTATTTGTTTGTGAAGGCTGAGTTGAAGGATAAACTGGCAAGCATGTATGAGGTGAAGGATCccaattcaatttttgttttcaagttcCGGACTCACTTTGGAGGTGGGAAGTCTACtggatttggtttgatttaTGATTCAGTTGAGAATGCGAAGAAGTACGAGCCTAAGTACAGGCTCATCAGG AATGGATTGGATACCAAGGTCGAGAAGTCTAGGAAGCAAATGAAGGAGAGGAAGAATAGGTCCAAGAAGGTCCGAGGTGTAAAGAAG ACCAAGGCTGGAGATGCTGCCAAGGCCGGAAAGAAGAAATGA
- the LOC100243420 gene encoding small ribosomal subunit protein eS24z isoform X2, which yields MADKAVTIRTRKFMTNRLLSRKQFIIDVLHPGRPNVSKAELKDKLASMYEVKDPNSIFVFKFRTHFGGGKSTGFGLIYDSVENAKKYEPKYRLIRNGLDTKVEKSRKQMKERKNRSKKVRGVKKTKAGDAAKAGKKK from the exons ATGGCGGACAAGGCCGTTACCATCCGAACCAGAAAGTTCATGACCAACAGGCTTCTTTCTCGCAAGCAGTTT ATCATTGATGTTCTTCATCCAGGAAGACCCAATGTTTCTAAG GCTGAGTTGAAGGATAAACTGGCAAGCATGTATGAGGTGAAGGATCccaattcaatttttgttttcaagttcCGGACTCACTTTGGAGGTGGGAAGTCTACtggatttggtttgatttaTGATTCAGTTGAGAATGCGAAGAAGTACGAGCCTAAGTACAGGCTCATCAGG AATGGATTGGATACCAAGGTCGAGAAGTCTAGGAAGCAAATGAAGGAGAGGAAGAATAGGTCCAAGAAGGTCCGAGGTGTAAAGAAG ACCAAGGCTGGAGATGCTGCCAAGGCCGGAAAGAAGAAATGA